Within Candidatus Peregrinibacteria bacterium, the genomic segment AAGAGCAAAATCACTTCAAAGAATTGAAAAGGGAACACTTTTTGGGAATGAACGGATTTTTAGCGGAATTCATGAGCTCGATCGCGTTCTCGGAGGTGGAATGATGCCCGATTCTCTCGTTCTTTTAACTGGTGATCCCGGAATTGGAAAATCGACTTTGACGCTTCAGTGGGCGCTTCAAATTGCGAGAAAATATCCGAATGAAAAAATTATGATTATTTCTGCGGAAGAATCCGTTCCGCAAATTTCGGCTCGTGCACAAAGACTCGGGAATGTTCCCGAAAATGTTTTTCTCCTGTCGGAATTTCTTTTAGAAAATATTCTCGCGACGGTAGAAGCTGAAAGTCCAAAATTTTTGATCCTCGATTCGGTGCAAACCATTGCGAGCGGTGAAGTTCCATCCGCTCCCGGATCTATTTCACAAATCCGAACCGTGACAGAACGAATTATGCACTTTATTAAACAGGCAAAAATTCCAACGGTGCTCATAGGTCATGTGACAAAAAGCGGAGATATGGCAGGACCACAAGTTCTTGCGCATCTCGTCGATACTGTTCTCTATCTCGAGGGTGATCAATTTCATCAGTTCAGACTTTTACGATCAACAAAAAATCGCTTTGGATCTGTTTTTGAAGTGGGAATTTTTGAAATGCGAGAAGAAGGGCTCATGGAAGTCGCAAATCCGAGCGAGGCGCTTCTTTCTGGCAGACTTGAGAATGCGGTTGGATCGATTATTTTTCCGACGATAGAAGGCACTCGTCCATTTCTCATCGAAGTGCAAGCGCTGACGAGCGCGACGAATTTTGGATATCCAAAGCGAACTGCCACCGGAATTGATCTCAATCGTTTAAATTTGATCCTCGCGATTCTCCAGCGTCATGCGGATATTAAACTCGACACTTCTGACGTTTTCGGGAATGTTGTTGGAGGATTTAAAGTTCGGGAGCCAGCTCTCGATCTGCCTCTCGCGCTTGCACTCGCCTCTTCAAAACTCAAAAAAGCAATTCCAACAAAAATGATCGCGCTTGGAGAACTTGGACTTTCTGGAGAAATTCGTGCAATTTCTCATTTAGAAAAACGATTAAATGAGGCAGAAAAATTGGGATTTGCATCAGCGGTCGTTGGGAGAGACGCGATGAATCGCGTCTCTACGAAAACAACAAAATTGGAAATCATTTCTGGAAAAACGATTGGGGAAGTGATTCAAAAGGTGTTTTGAGGGAGCACCAATGTCATTCATCGGAAAGCGACACGGCGCCGTGTCGCTTTCATGATACATTTCACCGATCCTCACAGCTTAAGAAATCTTTTCGCTCTTCATCGCATACCTTTCCTGCCGTGGTGTCACGACAAATGGAACTCGTTTGCCATACTGTTT encodes:
- the radA gene encoding DNA repair protein RadA; this translates as MPKSLTLFRCTECAYETPKWAGKCPNCESWSTLQEVQKSTPLPGRKISISGRAKSLQRIEKGTLFGNERIFSGIHELDRVLGGGMMPDSLVLLTGDPGIGKSTLTLQWALQIARKYPNEKIMIISAEESVPQISARAQRLGNVPENVFLLSEFLLENILATVEAESPKFLILDSVQTIASGEVPSAPGSISQIRTVTERIMHFIKQAKIPTVLIGHVTKSGDMAGPQVLAHLVDTVLYLEGDQFHQFRLLRSTKNRFGSVFEVGIFEMREEGLMEVANPSEALLSGRLENAVGSIIFPTIEGTRPFLIEVQALTSATNFGYPKRTATGIDLNRLNLILAILQRHADIKLDTSDVFGNVVGGFKVREPALDLPLALALASSKLKKAIPTKMIALGELGLSGEIRAISHLEKRLNEAEKLGFASAVVGRDAMNRVSTKTTKLEIISGKTIGEVIQKVF